In Crinalium epipsammum PCC 9333, the genomic window ATCCTACGATAGGGCTATCAAACTATATCCTGATTCCCGCTACCTTCATGCGAGAGCGGGTATTGGGATAAAACAGAAGCTGGTTCTCTTTGCTTGAGAAACAATTTAAAAGGGGCGACCAAGCTCTAGTTAATCTAAAAGGAACAAGCGGAATTAAGGCGCACAGGGGGGTAGGGTTCTTTATTTACACCACTACCTCGGTGTCTAAACTCCAGTGGAATAAGTGCTCACTTCCGTTTCAAATTTTCTCAAGCTCAGGTGAGCTTTTGCCCGGTATTCGTGACTCTAACGGGGTTTGAGCAGCAAACTGACTAAAACGTTCACTTTAAGTAAAAAAACTTAATTGTTGTGATACCGATGCTTAGATTGCTTCTACTTTCTTCTGTAATTGTTGTGAGTACAACTGGATTAGGAGCATGCGCCATATCTGGTAAGGGAGTTAAAAGTCAACAAGACCAGATAGCAACTAGCTCAGAAAGTCACAAGTTGAACCTCAGTCGAAATGCCAACGAACTAAAAAAGTACATTACGCTGCCCTATCCACCCCAATCTGTGGTCTGGCTTACTGAAATTAAGGGTAGTAATACCACAAAAGTTCCTGGGCCAACAGATTGGAGCCTGACTGCTGTGTTAACTTTTCGCCCAGAAGATGCTAAAAAGATAGTCTCTGCATCCTCTGTTGCATCGCCAGCCGTATTCGGTACAGTAGAACTGATGGAATGGTTTCCCCCAGATGTCAAGGCGCAGGCTTTGAAAGACCCTAGCACTAAGAAATACACAATTAAAGGCAAAATATATAGCGCGAGTGCTTTCTACAAATTGTCATTAATCAATGGCTTCTTATTGCAGCTTGACAAAACCTCACAGTTTATCCTTGTTTTACACACGATGTAATAGAAAATAAACTAATGTCACAAGACGGTAAAACCTATATTGAAGCCGCCCTCTCAATGCAGCAGGCAGCAGAAGCCTTCTTCAAGGCTGTAGAGGAGCATGAAGAAGCGTTTTGGGCAGTGCAGCAATTTGAGGATGTGCCGCTAGTTCCAGGTGTTGAGAACAGAACTTGGCAATTATGGGATTTTGTTATGCAGATGTCAGCACCCAAAAAATAAAATCACCAACAGGACTTACGCAAATGGCGAGTGCGATCGCTAATGAGTATTTTATGAATTCGCCAACAGTATCAGTATCGTGACATTACCATAGTTGTGTCCGACCAGCCTCTTCTCTCCCAGCCTTTCATTGGAGATTGGCCTAATGGGCAATTTTAGAATAGATACTAATGGATGGCGTGGGTAGCGTTGATCCAACTTCATTGGGGTTGATGTTCAGGATCGCTAGGTAGTTGCCGCGATCGCTAAACGCAACCCGATAGCCATAGCCACTGGGCCAGTCCTGAACTTCTCCAGTTTTCACACTGCCCAAGCGCGCTCCAGCCACCTGCCCCCCGAAAAAATAGCTATCGCCATCTGGACTTAGGCCAATGGCCTCATCTGATCGATCAGCCAGTAGCTCAGTGCTGGTCACGCGTGCGCCCGTTTGTGGATTCCAAGTGACAAGCAGTCCATCGTAAGGCGATCTCGTTAGCACATTGAGCAACCCATCGTTTCTAAAGACCATATTCATCCCCCAGAAGAGGACATCTTCCGGCGGAAGCGTCCTAGCGTACTCAAAAATGCCGCTCTGATTGAGTCGCCATAGGTCTACGCGGCCAGATGAATCATTCGGGTAGATCTGAATGGCTAAAAACTGACCATTAGGGCTAATTGCAAACTGACTATTGGGGCTAATTGCAAATCGACCGCTGGTGTCTAAAGATTGCACCGCTTCACCGTTCGCCGTGTTCCACAGAGCTAGTTGTGGTACAGAAGTGCCGTCTCGATTTGTTTTCACAAACGTTATGATTCGCTGATTGTCATTACTAAAGGCAATCTGACTGCCATCGATGGTTGAGCTTGCAGGGCCGATTGTTTTTTTCCACAGCGGCTGACCTGTCTCGATGACCCATGCCGCTAGTTCCACGGTGTTTGTGGGAGAAGTTTGCGCGATCGCCGCCACCTTCGTCCCATCCTTGCTGATCGCCGCCCCATCAAAGCGAGTCTGAGCGCCAGCGGCAATCTCCTTAATTAGCGCACCTGTTTGCGTATTCCATACCTGAAGCTTGGCACCGCCTGTGGTCAAGGTCAGTAGCCGTTGTCCATCTGCGCTAAAGCTAAACACGTTCGCTGCTGTTGGCAGGGTTGTTATGGGCGCTTTATTCCAGCGAGCACCAGCTGCTGCCACAGGTTGCGCCCTACCATCTTTGACTAACGCCTGATAGACAAAAGCCGCCACCTCAGCGCGGGTCGCTGGGCGATTGGGCCGGATCTGATCGAGGGCAGGATAGTTAACAACAATGTTGGCGGCTCTGGCAGCGGTTATGCCAGGGCGAGCATATTTTGGAATGGCAGCAGCGTCTTTATAGGCAGATAGTTCCGCCATACTACCGCCCTGATATCCCAATCCATTGGCGATAGAAATCAGGGCCTGTACGCGGGATATCGGTTGATTAGGCTTAAACTGATTCCCCGGATATCCTGAGAGAAAACCCGCAGTGCGAGCTTTAGCAATATAGCCAGCAGCCCAATGATTGTTAGGCACATCCGCAAAGGTTGGAGTACTGGGCTGCGTTGCATTCAACCGCCCATTCGGTACTTGAAAAGGCTGCACTGACATAAACGCTTGATTCAAAATTGCCGCAAACTGCGCGCGGGTTACGGGTTCATTAGGTTTGAACGTGCCATCGGGGAAGCCGCTAATCACACTGAACCGGGCGAGTCCTGATATGTATTCATAAGCCCAGTAGTCGGCGGGGACATCTCTAAATGAGGTTCTTGGCACTTGGGTGGGTGTGGGTACTTGCGCGGGCACAGGCGCTTGCGCTGATACAGACGCACTCAAAGGTGCGAGCAAACTGAAGTTCAAGCTAATCGCTAGGCCGAGGCAAAATTGTGATCTAAAGCGCATACGTTTATTTGCGGGTGGTTTATAACAATAGGGCTATCGCCCTTTATGAATTAGAGGCAATGACGCAAAGGGAGTCTGTTTTATCCCTGTAATCAGTAGTAAAACAGCTTTCAGTATTAATTAGCTTTCACTACTTACAAACAGATTTTTCTGTTTAAT contains:
- a CDS encoding S-layer homology domain-containing protein gives rise to the protein MPRTSFRDVPADYWAYEYISGLARFSVISGFPDGTFKPNEPVTRAQFAAILNQAFMSVQPFQVPNGRLNATQPSTPTFADVPNNHWAAGYIAKARTAGFLSGYPGNQFKPNQPISRVQALISIANGLGYQGGSMAELSAYKDAAAIPKYARPGITAARAANIVVNYPALDQIRPNRPATRAEVAAFVYQALVKDGRAQPVAAAGARWNKAPITTLPTAANVFSFSADGQRLLTLTTGGAKLQVWNTQTGALIKEIAAGAQTRFDGAAISKDGTKVAAIAQTSPTNTVELAAWVIETGQPLWKKTIGPASSTIDGSQIAFSNDNQRIITFVKTNRDGTSVPQLALWNTANGEAVQSLDTSGRFAISPNSQFAISPNGQFLAIQIYPNDSSGRVDLWRLNQSGIFEYARTLPPEDVLFWGMNMVFRNDGLLNVLTRSPYDGLLVTWNPQTGARVTSTELLADRSDEAIGLSPDGDSYFFGGQVAGARLGSVKTGEVQDWPSGYGYRVAFSDRGNYLAILNINPNEVGSTLPTPSISIYSKIAH